Part of the Nitrospirota bacterium genome is shown below.
CTGGTCCCCTCCGTCGTCGCCATGACCGACAACGGGCTCATCGTCGGCGACCCGGCCAAGGACTACCTGATCCGCAGTCCGGAGCGGACGATCTATTCGGTGAAGCGCTTCATGGGGAAAGGCCTCGCCGATGTCCGGGACGAACTCGCCTACTTTCCCTACGCACTCCACGAACAGGGCGGTGTGATCCGCATCCAGATCGGCGAGAAGAGTTACTCCCCGCCGCAAATCTCCGCCATGGTCCTGAAAGAATTGAAGCAGCGGGCGGAAGCCTACTTGGGCGAGAGCATCACCAAGGCCGTGATCACCGTGCCGGCCTACTTCAACGACAGCCAGCGACAGGCGACGAAGGACGCCGGCATGATCGCCGGGCTGGAAGTCCTGCGGATCATCAACGAGCCCACGGCGGCGTCGCTCGCGTACGGCCTCCAGAAGCGGACCCAGGGAGTGATCGCCGTCTACGATCTGGGCGGCGGCACGTTCGACATTTCGATCCTCAAACTGAAGAACGGCATCTTCGAAGTGCTGGCGACGAACGGCGACACCCATCTCGGCGGCGACGACTTCGACCGCCGCATCGCCGATCTGATCCTGAAGCAGGTGCGGGAACAGCGCCGGCTGGACCTGGACGCCTACCCCGACACGATCCAAGCGGTCCGGCTGGAGGCGGAACGGGCCAAGATTCGATTATCCGACGAGCGCAAGACCACCGTGGTGATCGATCTGCCGAACGGCAGAGGACAATTCGAGTTGGAGCTGACGCGCGACCAGGTGGAATCGCTGACGACAGATCTGGTCGAGCGGACGCTCGGGCCCTGTCGGCAGGCGCTGAAGGATGCGGGGCTCACGCCGGCGGACATCGACGAAGTGGTGCTGGTCGGCGGCGCGACACGCATGCCGCTGGTGCGCCAGCGGGTTCAGGCCTTGTTCGGCAAGGTGCCGCACAGCG
Proteins encoded:
- the dnaK gene encoding molecular chaperone DnaK, with translation MARIVGIDLGTTNSLVAYMDAGRPKVIPGRNGRTLVPSVVAMTDNGLIVGDPAKDYLIRSPERTIYSVKRFMGKGLADVRDELAYFPYALHEQGGVIRIQIGEKSYSPPQISAMVLKELKQRAEAYLGESITKAVITVPAYFNDSQRQATKDAGMIAGLEVLRIINEPTAASLAYGLQKRTQGVIAVYDLGGGTFDISILKLKNGIFEVLATNGDTHLGGDDFDRRIADLILKQVREQRRLDLDAYPDTIQAVRLEAERAKIRLSDERKTTVVIDLPNGRGQFELELTRDQVESLTTDLVERTLGPCRQALKDAGLTPADIDEVVLVGGATRMPLVRQRVQALFGKVPHSELNPDEVVALGAAVQADILSGGTQDMLLLDVTPLSLGIETMGGVMSILIRRNTTIPASAKEMFTTYVDGQTSVDIHILQGERELAKDNRSLARFQLKVPPLPAGIPRIEVTFLIDANGILNVSARDVRTGETQSIQVKPSYGLTDEEVERMIGESFKFAAEDLKARQVIEARTEAEAILKATDKALKHGGHLISADEIAAIKAAVATLESAKATEEHQAIRARIADVEKATHHLAEVLMDTALKEALENKKLSELP